CTCAAGGGCAACAACGCACCTTAGTTCTAGCTTTGAAACTAGCAGAACTCAAACTAATTGAAGAGGTCGTGGGGGAACCCCCTCTGCTGTTATTAGATGATGTTCTAGCAGAGTTGGACCTTAATCGCCAGAATCAATTACTCGATGCCATCCAAGACCGATTTCAAACTTTGATCACCACAACGCACTTGGGTTCTTTTGATGCTCAATGGCTAAATTCTTCTCAAATCCTAGCAGTACGGGCGGGACAAATTTCGCCTATTTAATGAAGTTAATGAAGCGATCCTGATTGATCTTCTGTAGCTTTGTAGTATTAATTACTCGATATATATGCAAATTCATCAGCCTAGGCTGTATTCACTAATTTCTATTGATCAGTTATGAAAACTGTCATGAATCAGCATGAAATCAATCAACTAGGATCTTCTCTCCAAAAGATTGATCAAACCTTAATTCGCTCTGACAAATCGAGTGGTATCACGCGATTGTGGTATCAAGGAACAGAACCTTATTTTGATGTGGTTTTTGAGCTACAAGGCCACAGTTTATTTTGGTTTCAATTTACGCTACGAGGTAAATCGCTCTCTTGGAGCCAAAATGCCAAAAACTTGCAAACAGGAACCACGAACGAACCGCAAGTCAATGACACGACTTACTACTCTGGTAGCAAATTAATCCAGACAAACCACACCATTGACCAAAAATTTGTGCAATTAGTCCGAGCAATTTTACAAACCAGGGCTGGAGAGCCTGTATTTGATCAAGCATTAACGTTGCTGGACTCACAAACTCAGAACTGATGCCTTGCCCTGGTAGTGCGATCGCTCTTTAAACTTGCAGTTTTCAATCAGGGCTGGACGACGTACTGAGACGGAATTTTCTCAGCTTGGCCCGACGCTACTAACGCTTGGTAAATAAAGGCCGCAGCATCCGCACGAGTTGCTTTTTCGTTAGGCTCTAAGGTGTTTGGTTGCGGATAAGATACTGCCAAACCAGCCTGCGTTGCTGCTGCTACTGCCCCCGTCGCATATCCCGGAATCTGCGCTGCATCTTGGTAGGTCTGCAACACCTGGGGAGGAGATGCAGGACGAGGGAACCCTAAGCCATTGGCAAGAGCAACCAAGGCTTGCACTCTAGGAATTTGTTGAGTGGGCTGAAAAATGTTGTTGGGATAACCCGCCAAGAAACCATTGCGAGACACCTCCTGAATGGCATCACTGGCCCAAAACTCTGAAGCTACGTCTTTGTAGTTAACTGCTGCTAGGGCTGGCGGTTTGTCGAAGGCTTTTTGCAGCATTGCTGCATACTCAGCTCTAGTTACTGGAGCGTCCGGTCGAAACGTGCCATCCGGAAAGCCACTGATAATACCCCGCTCGACTAAACCTGTAATGAAGGGATAAGCCCAATAGTTAGCTGAAATATCCGAGAAGCCTACTGGCTCAGCGGCATCTGGAGTAGGGCTAGGCGTAGGACTGGGGGTAGGACTAGCGGGTGCTCTGACTGCAAACGGCACCGGAACTACAGTAGATTCGGCTGGGGTAGGCGCAACCAAAGGACTCGGTTGAGTTGGGTCCGGATCTGGTGCTACGGTTCCTGCAACTGGACTAGCAGGATCGGTCGGGGTAGCGGTAGGCGTTGGGGTAGCGGTAGGCGTTGGGGTAGCCGAAAGGTTACCGAGATTAAAGCTTTGTCCTGTTCGGCCTAGTGACCAGAACAAGATACCGCCAATGACACTAAAGGCGAGGAAAATGCCAATAAACTCATCAAATCCCAGAGGATCTCTGGGCGATGGCTGAGGATCAGGGGGCAGCGAATTGGTCATCTTAGCTCCAACAGTGCCAAATGCGCGAAGTTTGGTTAGATTCTACGCCCAATTTATAACCGCGATCGCAGTCTATGGCAATTAGTCGCAAGTTAGAGAAAAATTTTATGAATGATGCCTAGGAGCCTTAGAGGGTGTTTGAAAAGTCGGGTAAACAGTAGAAAAGCTCACTCAGTGTAAGCTGCGAATACGAAAGAACACAGCACCGAGTGAGCTAGATGGGTAAATCCTATCCCAGTAATCTGACCCGTGCCGAATACGAATTTCTCAGTGACCTGATTCCAGAAGCAAAACCCGGTGGTCGCCCACGCAGCATCGAGATGTGGGCAGTTCTCAATGCCATCTTCTACGTCCTAGTCGAGGGGTGTCGTTGGCGAGCGTTGCCGGGAGACTTTCCGGCATGGCAGACGGTGTATACCTATTTTCGCAACTGGCGCAAGGACGGCACTTGGATTGTGATTCATGACCGCTTACGTGAGTGGACGCGCATCGAAGTGGATCGCCAGCCCAGTCCCTCTGAAGCGATCCTCGACTCGCAAAGTGTCAAAACGGCGGCAGGGGTGAGCGAACAGGTGGGATTTGACAGTGGCAAAGTGATCAAGGGGCGCAAGCGGTTTATCAGTGTCGATACCTTGGGACTGGTGCTGCGTGTGTTCGTGACTGCTGCCAGTGTGGGAGAACGAGCAGGGGGCAAACGGGTACTCAAGCGGGTCAAACGGATGGACAAAGCTGTGTTTCGTCTAACCACCATTTGGGTCGATGGTGGCTTTGATGGCGCACCGTTCCTAATGTGGGTGATGGACGTTTGCCGTTGGATTATCCAAGTGGTGCTGCGACCTGAACAAACCAAGGGGTTCGTGCTGCTCAAAAAGCGATGGGTGGTGGAGCGGACATTCGGTTGGTTGATGCACTGTCGTCGTCTAGTGCGTGACTATGAGTTATTGCCAGAGACCTCAGAGACATTAATCTATCTGGCAATGATTCGGATAATGGTCAAGCGATTGGCGTAAACTTTGACTCGTTACAACTTTTCAAACACCCTCTTAGAGGATGCGATCGCAAATCCTACCTTGGTCGTACTGTCGTCTTGGCTTGCGTGAGGTTGGGGGTCAGATGGGAAATGCTCTTCAAGAATGGCAGAAACGGTTTCAGGATGAACGCGGGTATAGCGGGTTTTGTCAGGCATCACGACCATAGCGGGGCCTGCCTTGCATTGCTTCATGCAACCCGTGCCCTTAACCGTGACTTGATCCGTTAGACCGCGATCGCTTAGTTCCGACTCCAACGCCTGACACAGCGCTTTTGCACCCCGTTTCATACAGTCTGATTTTTGGCAAATTAAAATCGTTGCTTTACCGGAGGCAGGGGCTGCTTTGGATGGAGCCACCGGAGCCGTTTCACCGGGTACAGCAGGGTGAATTGCGTAAGCTTTGAGCTTAGGAAATCCCGTTTTAGAGTCCAGCTTTTTCTCGCCCGTAATCCGAATCCAATCGCCTGGGTTTAATACTTTGCCTTTAGCGATAAAGGAAGAAACGACACTAGCTCGCGACTCTTTAGATAGTTTGATGCAAACCTCACCTTCAGGGGTAGCCACTTGGATGCGCTTAAATTTGTAGCCATCTTCCATTTCAAAGCCGAGGAAACGCCCTTCTAAGCTGAATTCTGAAAGCTGGTCGTACTTGGACTTACCCATGATGAGATCCTAAGGTTTGCTAGGTTTACTTTTTTCTTAAAACTGCTCTTAAAGCTGCTCCATCAAAAATATAGAAGCTTGATTCTGTTTCGCTAAATTTTCATAGGTATTGTTGCTTATTACATCAACCATAATGTTGATTTCGTTGTGAGCCTAGTGTGAATCTATGCCTCCAGTTGCCAACAGAGATCCAACCAGTCGATTAACTCATTGCGAGAACCTGTTAGCTGCTGGATAACGCTGCGGAGTTGAACTGCGTCTCCGACCGTTTGAACTTCTACCGACAAGGTGCCATCCCCTGCACACCAACACTGAACGCCTAGCTCCTGTAACCGTTGGTAAGCTTGCCAGCGATCGCAACGGGAAACCTGGATAACTTGACCAACAAGGGAGTTGAGGCTGGATGAGTTCATAAGTTGCCTTCCTAAATGCAAGGGATTCTTAGTTGCAAAAGCTAGAGAAATCGAAACAGTAAGAGCCAGTGCTGCAAAGGAGTTGCAAGTAGCTGTGAGATGAAGTCTGCTAGTGAGTAAATACGGATAGCATCAGTGAAATTTCGGATTGAGACTAAGGGATCGCGGTCAGGTGCTGTAATTAGATTGCCCAAGATTGAGCTAATGTGATTGATCAGTTTTGGTAATCAATGGTTGGATTTGCTCAGTGGGTTCTGACTAAGACTCCAGATTATTGAGAATAATAGTCAATAACTTCGTTAAAAACAATATAACAAAAACTGTGTACTTGAAAACTCTTTTCATTAAGAATTCATTTACGGTGTCTTTCGAGACAGATTTGAGAGCAGCAAAAATTGGGCAGTGATGGCACTGTCCGGAAGGCGATCGCTTACAGTAAGCTGCTTTCGGCCTTAGTCTGATTTTCGTTGGGTGAGTTTAAGGCTCAATTTCAAGATTCAACACATAAGCGCCGAGCTGCACTTTTTCAGACCATAACTCATACTCAATCCGCAAACGGTGCGGCAAAGCTTTGCCTTCTAGCTTTAAGCTCCGGGTGAAATTCCGCAGACGCATTTGACCACTGCCGCTGAGCAAATCACTTTGTAGCCAATAACGGCTCATGCCATAAACGCCTTGCTCCCAAAAATGGCGGTAGCTAAAGCGGCCATTGCTTTGCATGGTCATGATGACGCGATAGGGCGAAATTTCTAGCCACAATAACCGAGGTCCAGGGGTCGGTGGCAACGTCTCATGGCCCGGACTACCCAAACCTAAAGCTGGGGCATCCGCCCTTTCAACAGCAATAGCTTGGTCTTGGATCATCGGTTCAGTTAACAACAAATGAAACCGTTCTTGATCCTTTTGGTAGAGTGTGGCGGCAGCTTCAACCACAGACCAGATGGGTAGATCTGTGGACACAAAGGATAAGCAAACAGGCTTGCGATGATGCGTCAGCATGAAGTGTGAGGAGTGTGAGGAGAGCGCAATTTCGGATAGGTAGTAATCACTCAGCCCTAATATCTAAGGAAAGCGGTAGGATTACTACGCAGTTCTAGGTCAGTCTATCTCAATGCCAGCTCCGATCGTAACGTTGACAACCACAGAAAATCAGCATCAGCTCACAATTGCCCAACCGAATTCAGGTCTTTCTTTGCAGGGTCGAGTGCAGATTCCTGGCGATAAATCTATCTCTCACCGAGCTTTGATGTTGGGAGCTTTGGCCGAGGGAGAAACGCAAATTCAAGGATTACTCCTAGGCGAAGATCCTTGCAGTACCGCGAGTTGTTTTCAAGCAATGGGAGCAGAAATCTCGGAGCTGAATACGGAGCTGGTGCGCGTGCGGGGGATTGGCTTAGGCAATCTGCGAGAACCCGCCGATGTTTTGAATGCAGGCAACTCTGGCACCACTTTGCGGCTGATGCTGGGGATTTTGGCTTCTCACCCTGATCGCTTTTTTACGGTGACTGGAGATAGCTCCTTGCGATCGCGCCCTATGTCCCGTGTCGTCAAGCCACTGCAACAAATGGGTGCCCAAATTTGGGGTCGTCAAGGGGGAGCTTTAGCGCCATTAGCAGTGCAAGGCCAAGCCCTCAAGCCTACGCACTACCATTCGCCCATTGCTTCGGCTCAGGTCAAGTCTTGCATTCTGTTGGCAGGACTCATGACTGAGGGCCAAACCACTGTCACTGAGCCTGCCCTCTCCCGTGACCATAGTGAGCGCATGTTGCGGGCGTTTGGCGCTGAGTTAAGTGTCGATCCAGAAACCAAGAGTGTCACCGTTACGGGGCCAGCTCGTCTACGAGGCCAAACCGTAGTTGTCCCTGGTGATATTAGCTCTGCCGCCTTCTGGCTAGTGGCAGGCGCGATCGTCCCAGGTTCCGAACTGTGGGTAGAAAATGTGGGGGTAAATCCGACTCGCACTGGAATTCTAGAGGCTCTAGAAATGATGGGAGCCGACATCACCCTGGAAAATCAACGCATTGTAGCAGGAGAACCAGTCGCTGACTTACATGTGCGGCATAGCGTCCTGAAAGCTTGTGAAATTAAAGGAGACATCATTCCCCGCTTAATTGATGAGATTCCAATTTTGGCAGTCGCCGCCGCCTTTGCTCAGGGCACCACCATTATTCAGGATGCAGAGGAGCTACGGGTCAAAGAGAGCGATCGCATTGCGGTAATGGCAACTCAGCTCAACCAAATGGGGGCGCAAGTGACCGAGTTGCCAGATGGTTTAGAAATTACGGGTGGTGTTCCCCTCAAAGGTGCCGCAGTGGATAGCCACACCGATCATCGGATTGCCATGAGCTTAGCGATCGCCGCTCTCAATGCCACGGGCACCACCACCGTTCACCGAGCTGAAGCCGCCGCAATTTCTTACCCCAACTTCACGACCACTTTGCAGGAGATCTGTCACTCTCTATAGATCTTTGAGATATAAATCTTGAGATCTTGAGTGTCGATTCAGATTTGAGCAAACTAGTCTGGGCAAACTAGCTCTAGCTTTTAGAGACCTCTAGCTTTTAGAGACAATGGAGCGATCTAGCTGACAAACTCAGCGATCGCTTTTTTTTGACTTAAACAGCAGCAAAATTTCTAAAGTTGAAGTTAGGTTAAAGTTAGCAGAAAACCGCCACTCGCTATTAGCTAATTATCAAGCTAGTCAATAATTAATCTAGCTCTTGAAGGTATTTAGCTACCGATTAAATGTCAATATTTTTTGTTTCTGCGCTCAAGTAATAACTGTTAGCAATCAATAGTGTGACAGTTCCGAAATCATAGAGTTTACTTAAGGTAAGCCATCAATAAATCTGATGTATAAATTAGTTTGAATTGATAGTTGAACTTTTTAAAGCCATACTACGTAAGTATTCAGCGATCAATCAGCACTGCTAACCTCTGTATTGCTTAGGATGCCACTCAGGCTATCTACTGACATTATGTAAAAGGATCATGACAGCCTGAAACAACAGTTTAATTATTTTTTAAGGAATAATTTGGTCGAATTATAGGTTTCCAAACTCAAACCAGTCTCAGAATTTTTACTTAGCTTGGCAGTTGTTTAATAACATCATGACGAAAATTCTTGTAATCGAGGATGATCAACCAGTTCGGGAAAATATCGTAGAGCTATTAGAAGTCGAAGAGTTCGATGTCATCGGGGCAGAAAATGGTTTGCTTGGCGTACAACTGGCCCAGAAGCATCTACCAGACTTGGTTCTCTGCGATGTCATGATGCCAGAGCTAGATGGCTATGGAGTGTTAACCGCTCTGCGGGCAGATCCGAGCACTGCTGCGATTCCGTTTATCTTCTTGACGGCCAAAGCTGACAAAACTGACCTCCGCCAAGGCATGAACTTGGGAGCTGATGACTATTTGACCAAACCCTGTACTGCTGATGAGTTGTTAGAGGCGATCGCTGCACGGTTGCAAAAACAAGCAAGAGCGACTCAGCAGTATACGGCGGCTCTCAACCAAGCCCAAGAACAGCTGAACCAGCTAATCCGGCATGATAGCCTCACAGGTTTGTCTAACCGCTTGGCCCTGCGAGAACGATTTAGCGTCATTCTCGCTCAATCGACCCAACCTGAACCGATAGTGCCAGTTCTACTGGTACATCTAAATCGGTTTAACCGCATCAACGATACTTTAGGCTACTTACTGGGAGATCTCTTGATCCAAACAGTGGCGGCCCGAATTCTGGAGTGCGTACAACCCACAGATACAGTCATTCGCCTGAGCACAGAACAATTTGTTGTACTTTTGCCTCACACTCAGCAAAAACAAGCAGTCGCAGATATTGCCCAAGAGATTTTAGAACGTCTATCTCTGCCTTTCGTCCTAGAAGGGCAAGAAGTTTTTGTGAGTACAAGTATTGGTATTTCTCTCTATGCCGAAGATGCCGACAACATTGACGCTCTGATCAAACAGGCCGACGCGGCTATGCAGAGTGCTCAAAAACAAGGAGGCAACCACTACGAGTTTTATGCGGCAAGCATGAATCTTGGCTCGCTCAATCAACTGCTGCTAGAAGCAAACCTCCGGCATGCTTTAGAACGCTTAGAGTTTCAGGTTTACTACCAACCCAAGGTGAGCTTGACGACTGGAGAGATTGTCGGAGCAGAAGCGTTGATTCGCTGGTTTTCTCCCACCCAAGGCTTCATTTCACCTGCCGAGTTTATTCCTTTGGCGGAAGAAACGGGGTTGATTGTGCCCTTAGATGAATGGGTGATCACAACTGCATGTACTCAGGTTAGGCAGTGGCAGATAGCCGAGTTTCCCCCATTGCAGGTTGCGGTTAACTTGTCAGGGTTACAATTTCACCAAACTAATCTGGTCGAACGAGTTACCCAAATTTTGCACCAAACTCAGCTAGACCCGCAGTATCTAGAGCTGGAGCTGACGGAAGGGGTGATTATGCAAAACACTGATGCGACGGTTCATCGGTTGGATCAGCTCAAAGATTTGGGAATTCAGATTGCGATTGATGACTTTGGCACTGGGTATTCTTCCTTAAGTTATTTAAAGCAATTCTCCTTTGACACCTTGAAAATCGATCGCTGCTTTGTCCAAAACATTAGCTGTGACTCTAAAAATGCAGCTATTACTACGGCAATGATTCAGATGGCTCATGATCTGGAACTGAAGGTGATTGCGGAAGGTGTCGAAACTAGCTCAGAGTTAGCTTTTTTGCAGCAGCAAGCTTGTGATGAAATGCAAGGATATTTCTTTAGTCGCCCCGTTCCAGCCCATGAGTTTGAGCAGCTACTGGTCACTGGCAGGCGGCTGAGCAATTAGGTACAGTTCTGAGAGATTACGGAGGAAGTGGGAATACTGGGAAAAGCTTCGGTGAGTCCCAGGTTGGTAGCTTGTAGAGCATGTGGCAAAGGCTCAAGAATTTATGGCTTAGTTGGCAAACGTATGATGACCTCAGCCCAGATCTAAAAACTCGGCGGGGGGTAAATCGGTGGCTGCGCGATCGCCCTGCTTTAGGAGTAGATGAGTGGTACCAATCTTTTTGGCAATCACGCCAAGTTTCACCCTCCGTTGCGAAGTTTGTCTACTTCCATCTAGAGAAATATTCTGGTTTGCAAGCGGCCAGAATGTTGCCCAGCGATCGCCTAGAGGAAGACTTACGCTTAACCCTGGTTTGCTGGTTTGACTGGCATTTCACCCTTTGCGAAGATTTTGAGCAACACTTAGGGGTGGGGATTGACGACTACTTGGAACTGC
This region of Trichocoleus desertorum NBK24 genomic DNA includes:
- a CDS encoding IS5 family transposase — encoded protein: MGKSYPSNLTRAEYEFLSDLIPEAKPGGRPRSIEMWAVLNAIFYVLVEGCRWRALPGDFPAWQTVYTYFRNWRKDGTWIVIHDRLREWTRIEVDRQPSPSEAILDSQSVKTAAGVSEQVGFDSGKVIKGRKRFISVDTLGLVLRVFVTAASVGERAGGKRVLKRVKRMDKAVFRLTTIWVDGGFDGAPFLMWVMDVCRWIIQVVLRPEQTKGFVLLKKRWVVERTFGWLMHCRRLVRDYELLPETSETLIYLAMIRIMVKRLA
- a CDS encoding ferredoxin, whose amino-acid sequence is MGKSKYDQLSEFSLEGRFLGFEMEDGYKFKRIQVATPEGEVCIKLSKESRASVVSSFIAKGKVLNPGDWIRITGEKKLDSKTGFPKLKAYAIHPAVPGETAPVAPSKAAPASGKATILICQKSDCMKRGAKALCQALESELSDRGLTDQVTVKGTGCMKQCKAGPAMVVMPDKTRYTRVHPETVSAILEEHFPSDPQPHASQDDSTTKVGFAIASSKRVFEKL
- the aroA gene encoding 3-phosphoshikimate 1-carboxyvinyltransferase, whose translation is MPAPIVTLTTTENQHQLTIAQPNSGLSLQGRVQIPGDKSISHRALMLGALAEGETQIQGLLLGEDPCSTASCFQAMGAEISELNTELVRVRGIGLGNLREPADVLNAGNSGTTLRLMLGILASHPDRFFTVTGDSSLRSRPMSRVVKPLQQMGAQIWGRQGGALAPLAVQGQALKPTHYHSPIASAQVKSCILLAGLMTEGQTTVTEPALSRDHSERMLRAFGAELSVDPETKSVTVTGPARLRGQTVVVPGDISSAAFWLVAGAIVPGSELWVENVGVNPTRTGILEALEMMGADITLENQRIVAGEPVADLHVRHSVLKACEIKGDIIPRLIDEIPILAVAAAFAQGTTIIQDAEELRVKESDRIAVMATQLNQMGAQVTELPDGLEITGGVPLKGAAVDSHTDHRIAMSLAIAALNATGTTTVHRAEAAAISYPNFTTTLQEICHSL
- a CDS encoding GGDEF domain-containing response regulator, giving the protein MTKILVIEDDQPVRENIVELLEVEEFDVIGAENGLLGVQLAQKHLPDLVLCDVMMPELDGYGVLTALRADPSTAAIPFIFLTAKADKTDLRQGMNLGADDYLTKPCTADELLEAIAARLQKQARATQQYTAALNQAQEQLNQLIRHDSLTGLSNRLALRERFSVILAQSTQPEPIVPVLLVHLNRFNRINDTLGYLLGDLLIQTVAARILECVQPTDTVIRLSTEQFVVLLPHTQQKQAVADIAQEILERLSLPFVLEGQEVFVSTSIGISLYAEDADNIDALIKQADAAMQSAQKQGGNHYEFYAASMNLGSLNQLLLEANLRHALERLEFQVYYQPKVSLTTGEIVGAEALIRWFSPTQGFISPAEFIPLAEETGLIVPLDEWVITTACTQVRQWQIAEFPPLQVAVNLSGLQFHQTNLVERVTQILHQTQLDPQYLELELTEGVIMQNTDATVHRLDQLKDLGIQIAIDDFGTGYSSLSYLKQFSFDTLKIDRCFVQNISCDSKNAAITTAMIQMAHDLELKVIAEGVETSSELAFLQQQACDEMQGYFFSRPVPAHEFEQLLVTGRRLSN
- a CDS encoding S-layer homology domain-containing protein, which translates into the protein MTNSLPPDPQPSPRDPLGFDEFIGIFLAFSVIGGILFWSLGRTGQSFNLGNLSATPTPTATPTPTATPTDPASPVAGTVAPDPDPTQPSPLVAPTPAESTVVPVPFAVRAPASPTPSPTPSPTPDAAEPVGFSDISANYWAYPFITGLVERGIISGFPDGTFRPDAPVTRAEYAAMLQKAFDKPPALAAVNYKDVASEFWASDAIQEVSRNGFLAGYPNNIFQPTQQIPRVQALVALANGLGFPRPASPPQVLQTYQDAAQIPGYATGAVAAATQAGLAVSYPQPNTLEPNEKATRADAAAFIYQALVASGQAEKIPSQYVVQP
- a CDS encoding Asr1405/Asl0597 family protein; protein product: MNSSSLNSLVGQVIQVSRCDRWQAYQRLQELGVQCWCAGDGTLSVEVQTVGDAVQLRSVIQQLTGSRNELIDWLDLCWQLEA